A genomic region of Sarcophilus harrisii chromosome 6, mSarHar1.11, whole genome shotgun sequence contains the following coding sequences:
- the TMEM33 gene encoding transmembrane protein 33 — MADPAPNGPQGAGAVQFMMTNKLDTAMWLSRLFTVYCSALFVLPLLGLHEAASFYQRALLANALTSALRLHQRLPHFQLSRAFLAQALLEDSCHYLLYSLIFVNSYPVTMSIFPVLLFSLLHAATYTKKVLDARGSNSLPLLRSILEKLNANQQNILKFIACNEIFLMPATVFMLLSGQGSLLQPFIYYRFLTLRYSSRRNPYCRTLFNELRIVVEHLIMKPACPLFVRRLCLQSIAFISRLAPTVA, encoded by the exons ATGGCGGATCCAGCCCCGAACGGCCCCCAGGGGGCGGGCGCCGTG CAATTTATGATGACCAATAAGCTGGATACGGCAATGTGGCTTTCTCGATTGTTCACAGTTTATTGCTCTGCTttatttgttcttcctcttcttgg GTTGCATGAGGCGGCAAGCTTCTACCAGCGCGCCCTGTTGGCCAACGCCCTCACCAGTGCGCTGAGGCTGCACCAGAGACTGCCGCACTTCCAGCTCAGCAGGGCCTTCCTAGCCCAGGCCTTGCTGGAGGACAGCTGCCATTACCTTCTGTATTCGCTCATCTTTGTCAACTCATACCCCGTCACCA TGAGtatctttccagttttgttaTTCTCATTACTTCATGCTGCTACATACACAAAAAAGGTTCTTGAT GCAAGGGGTTCAAATAGTTTGCCTCTACTAAGATCTATtctggaaaaattaaatgctaaTCAACAGAACATTCTGAAATTTATCGCATGTAATGAAATTTTCTTGATGCCTGCTACAGTTTTTATGCTTCTCAG TGGTCAAGGAAGCTTACTCCAGCCTTTCATATACTACAGATTTCTTACTCTGCGATATTCCTCCCGAAGAAATCCATATTGTCG GACCTTATTTAATGAACTAAGGATTGTTGTGGAACACCTAATAATGAAACCTGCATGTCCACTATTTGTGAGAAGACTGTGTCTCCAGAGCATTGCTTTTATAAGCAGATTGGCACCAACAGTTGCATAG